A window of Polypterus senegalus isolate Bchr_013 chromosome 14, ASM1683550v1, whole genome shotgun sequence contains these coding sequences:
- the prelid3b gene encoding PRELI domain containing protein 3B, producing MKIWTSEHVFNHPWDTVTKAAMQKYPNPMNPSVVGVDVLNRHVDIQGRLHSCRLLSTEWGLPSIVKSIIGATRTRTYVQEHSVVDPEEQTFELRSSNITFTNMVSVDERLVYKPHPQDSERTVLTQEAIITVKGVSLSSYLEGVMASTISSNASKGREAMEWVIRRLNSEIEEFTATARNTIRTPMAAAVTEK from the exons CCATCCATGGGACACTGTTACCAAGGCAGCTATGCAGAAATACCCCAACCCGATGAATCCTAGTGTGGTAGGTGTTGATGTTCTCAACAGACATGTGGATATTCAAGGAAGATTGCATAGCTGCCGGCTACTCAGCACTGAATGGGGGCTACCATCAATTGTCAAATCT attattGGTGCCACACGTACGAGGACATATGTCCAGGAGCACTCTGTTGTGGATCCAGAAGAACAGACATTTGAGCTCAGATCTTCTAAT atcaCATTTACTAACATGGTTTCAGTGGATGAGAGATTGGTTTACAAGCCCCATCCTCAAGACTCTGAGAG GACTGTTCTCACCCAAGAGGCAATCATCACTGTCAAAGGTGTCAGCCTTAGTAGCTACTTAGAGGGAGTAATGGCCAGCACAATATCATCGAATGCCAGCAAG GGCCGTGAAGCAATGGAATGGGTGATCCGACGGTTGAACTCTGAAATTGAAGAATTCACAGCTACAGCTCGAAATACAATCCGAACACCTATGGCTGCTGCTGTCACAGAGAAATGA
- the aurka gene encoding aurora kinase A, with translation MDPVRRLNNNALTGPTMQAAGVGPRRVPVAPTRVAAAALPVPRPLVPANGPQRVQKQKYEIKADLRKPPSHQPSSQAVVAKENVKSKPAVSEIHVAQVPSKSSDPSSQNAPDYISEDNKSSEKKRWTLDNFDIGRPLGKGKFGNVYLARERQSKFILALKVLFKCQIEKAGVEHQLRREVEIQAHLRHPNILRLYGYFHDAARVYLILEYAPKGELYSELQKCVRFDDQRSATYITELSDALLYCHSRGVIHRDIKPENLLLDGTGQLKIADFGWSVHAPSSRRTTLCGTLDYLPPEMIEGRMHDEKVDLWSLGVLCYEFLVGKPPFETTTHDETYRKISKVEFTFPPFTSEGSRDLISKLLKHNPKERLPLNQVLVHPWILANSTKQPTFMHEKDSVQPVPESSAKQ, from the exons ATGGATCCGGTCAGGAGACTGAATAACAACGCCTTGACCGGGCCCACAATGCAG gccGCTGGAGTTGGGCCTAGGCGTGTACCAGTGGCACCGACTCGTGTAGCAGCCGCTGCATTACCAGTCCCTCGACCACTTGTACCCGCGAATGGACCCCAGCGGGTACAGAAGCAGAAATATGAAATAAAGGCAGATCTGCGCAAACCTCCATCGCATCAACCTTCCTCGCAAGCTGTTGTGGCCAAGGAAAACGTGAAGTCTAAGCCAGCAGTCTCCGAGATTCATGTGGCTCAGGTGCCAAGCAAATCATCGGACCCGTCGAGTCAAAATGCACCGG ATTATATATCTGAAGATAACAAAAGCTCTGAAAA GAAGCGATGGACTTTGGACAACTTTGACATTGGCCGTCCATTGGGAAAAGGAAAATTTGGCAATGTTTACTTGGCCCGTGAGCGCCAGTCCAAGTTCATCCTTGCCTTAAAAGTGCTTTTTAAGTGCCAGATTGAAAAAGCTGGTGTAGAGCACCAGCTGCGCAGAGAGGTGGAAATACAAGCCCATCTGAG GCATCCCAACATCCTGAGGCTTTACGGTTATTTTCATGATGCTGCCCGTGTGTACCTCATCTTGGAATATGCTCCAAAGGGTGAACTGTACAGTGAACTACAAAAATGCGTCCGTTTTGATGATCAGAGAAGTGCCACA TATATAACTGAGCTGTCCGACGCACTGCTCTACTGTCACTCCAGAGGAGTCATTCACAGGGACATCAAGCCTGAGAATCTTCTCCTTGATGGTACTGGTCAGCTGAAGATTGCAGATTTTGGGTGGTCTGTTCATGCTCCTTCATCCAG GAGGACAACACTTTGTGGGACCCTGGACTACTTACCCCCTGAAATGATTGAAGGGCGAATGCATGATGAAAAGGTTGACCTTTGGAGCTTGGGTGTCCTGTGCTACGAGTTTCTAGTTGGAAAGCCGCCTTTTGAAACTACTACACACGATGAGACCTACCGGAAAATTTCTAAA gtgGAGTTCACCTTTCCTCCTTTTACGAGTGAGGGAAGCAGGGATTTAATTTCTAAGCTGCTGAAACATAACCCAAAGGAGAGACTACCCCTTAA